From Juglans regia cultivar Chandler chromosome 8, Walnut 2.0, whole genome shotgun sequence, the proteins below share one genomic window:
- the LOC108985545 gene encoding uncharacterized protein LOC108985545, whose protein sequence is MAEGTRQAQLSEAVTLLSTEAGYLREEQTKQKGMLEAVLQQLNNLAASYDQLALRITNQNSGVGPSNAKGQFNNPLFERTRGIHARSLRLDFPKFDGLEPMEWILKAEQFFEYFNTPEDQKIQIAFFHMEGKALSWFSWLRDSGTLGNWEEFTTVLRVRFGPSIFEDPIGAFTKLRQTSTVEEYQTEFKILSNKIKGLTEEFRISTFISGLRDDLKIMVTMFKPNTISAAFGLAKLQEEEVARRSRTAPNRTQNPFLPTHNNLPKIPPAPPVFRLPAPTTRPENRIPQAPYNPNRKPMMPIKRITPIQMQERREKGLCYYCDEKFHIGHKCNKPKLFLLEGIELSEKEEIEVEEGNLAIMEPKEMEEGNMEMGELVGISLHAMAGSLSPKTMRVEGFIDQQKVLILIDTGSTHSFVDPYVARKSKLSVGKSQLTVKVANGDSLPCQGSCDVVLGVDWLQGLGSIVWNFSDLTMQFDFRGNKVQLQGLQPPSEALEVVEDVPNLQKGSVKGIWLQLIGESVMKIREHKEPMLEQVIQKFEDVFAEPNGLPPSRSHDYKIEMLEGAKPTCVRPYRYPYYQKTEIEKLVAEMLKSGIIRGSQSPYSSPVLLVRKADGS, encoded by the exons ATGGCTGAGGGTACACGCCAAGCTCAATTATCTGAAGCAGTAACTTTGCTCTCAACTGAAGCAGGGTACCTGCGGGAAgaacaaaccaaacaaaaaggcaTGCTAGAAGCAGTGTTACAGCAGCTTAACAACTTGGCAGCAAGCTATGACCAATTAGCTCTACGGATTACTAATCAGAACTCAGGAGTGGGGCCATCTAATGCTAAAGGTCAGTTTAATAATCCATTATTTGAAAGAACTAGAGGAATACATGCTAGGTCTCTAAGATTAGATTTTCCTAAATTTGATGGGTTAGAACCTATGGAATGGATTCTTAAGGCTGAACAgttttttgaatatttcaataCACCTGAAGACCAAAAAATTCAGATTGCCTTCTTCCACATGGAAGGCAAAGCCTTGTCTTGGTTTTCTTGGCTAAGGGATTCAGGTACTTTGGGAAATTGGGAGGAGTTTACTACAGTACTTAGGGTGAGGTTTGGACCTTCAATATTTGAGGATCCAATTGGGGCTTTTACAAAGCTGAGACAAACCTCTACAGTAGAAGAATACCAAACTGAGTTTaagattttatcaaataaaattaaaggacttACGGAGGAATTTCGTATTAGTACCTTTATTAGTGGTCTAAGGGATGATCTTAAAATTATGGTGACTATGTTTAAGCCAAATACTATTTCAGCTGCATTTGGGTTAGCAAAGTTACAAGAGGAGGAGGTAGCTAGAAGAAGCAGGACAGCCCCAAACAGAACCCAAAACCCATTTTTACCCACTCATAATAATCTGCCAAAAATTCCACCAGCCCCACCAGTTTTCAGATTACCAGCACCAACCACTAGACCTGAAAACAGAATCCCACAAGCTCCTTACAACCCAAACAGAAAGCCAATGATGCCCATAAAAAGAATTACCCCAATtcaaatgcaagaaagaaggGAGAAGGGTTTATGTTACTATTGTGATGAGAAATTCCACATAGGTCACAAATGTAATAAGCCCAAGTTGTTTTTATTGGAAGGGATCGAATTGAGTGAGAAGGAAGAAATAGAAGTTGAGGAGGGGAACTTGGCCATTATGGAGCCAAAGGAGATGGAGGAAGGAAATATGGAGATGGGGGAACTAGTTGGCATTTCCTTACATGCCATGGCTGGTTCATTATCACCTAAGACGATGAGGGTAGAAGGTTTTATTGATCAACAGAAAGTTCTGATCCTTATTGACACAGGGAGCACGCACAGCTTTGTGGATCCATATGTAGCAAGGAAATCCAAACTATCAGTGGGGAAAAGCCAATTGACAGTTAAAGTGGCTAATGGGGATAGCCTTCCTTGCCAAG GAAGCTGTGATGTGGTGTTGGGAGTAGATTGGTTGCAAGGTTTAGGATCAATCGTATGGAATTTTTCTGACCTCACTATGCAGTTTGATTTCAGGGGTAATAAAGTGCAACTACAGGGTTTACAACCTCCAAGCGAAGCCTTGGAAGTAGTGGAAGATGTTCCTAATTTACAGAAAGGTTCTGTCAAAGGAATCTGGTTGCAATTAATAGGTGAATCTGTGATGAAGATCCGGGAACACAAGGAACCAATGCTGGAACAGGTTATTCAgaaatttgaagatgtttttGCTGAACCAAATGGCTTGCCTCCTTCCCGGAGTCATGACTATAAAATTGAGATGTTAGAAGGAGCAAAACCGACTTGTGTAAGGCCTTACAGGTacccatattatcaaaaaacagaaatagaaaagttggtggCGGAGATGCTTAAGAGTGGAATTATTAGAGGAAGCCAAAGCCCATACTCTTCCCCTGTTTTACTGGTTCGAAAGGCGGATGGGAGTTGA
- the LOC108985543 gene encoding L-type lectin-domain containing receptor kinase IX.1-like gives MALSNMVSCFLQPRNIHQRLFNKFFIFFLFVLPHAKSFSFDFPSFQMTENIRVEGDASPRSSDGVIELTKNQRDDSIVQSVGQASYNKTVRLRDARTGKLADFSTHFSFVINALNASEYGDGIAFFIAPFEYKMPNNSEGGSLGLFNVESKFNASVNKIVAVEFDSFQNEWDPNDHHVGINVNSIVSVANVTWESSIRNASMANTWVSYNSTTQNLSVFLTYVDNPVFGGNSSLSHKVNFSEWPDLVRVGFSAATGRFTEIHTIHSWSFNSSLEVENQVNKKNKVGLGVGLGVGFGVLSCGLGLLWFVYWRKRGDGENEGLDDDVFMDDEFEKGTGPRRFTYRELAHATNNFAEGGKLGEGGFGGVYKGFLSESSTEIAVKRVSKGSKQGRKEYISEVKIISRLRHRNLVQLIGWCHAHGEFLLVYEYMPNGSLDTHLFGGKIMLTWPVRDKIALGLASSLLYLHEEWEQCVVHRDIKSSNIMLDANLNAKLGDFGLARLVDHELGSHTTVLAGTMGYLAPECITTGRASKESDVYSFGVVCLEITCGRKPVDPREELSKVRLVEWVWNLYGKGLILEAVDVRLSMEFEEQQMERLMVVGLWCCHPDPIIRPSIKQVINVLNSEVPLPELPSKFPVPMYSLPPVKMSCIFADTSLGHTGSTKDRAQCSCSSCSTYLSNTSTGSATALLDSGVD, from the coding sequence ATGGCGCTCTCCAACATGGTTTCATGCTTTCTTCAACCTCGAAACATCCATCAACGCCTTTTCAATaaattcttcatcttctttttatttgtgcTTCCCCATGCTAAGTCATTTTCCTTCGACTTCCCTAGTTTCCAAATGACCGAAAATATAAGAGTCGAGGGTGATGCATCCCCACGGTCTAGTGATGGAGTTATTGAACTCACAAAGAATCAACGCGATGATTCCATCGTTCAAAGTGTAGGTCAAGCCTCATATAATAAAACTGTCCGCCTCAGGGATGCAAGAACAGGGAAGCTTGCAGATTTTAGTACTCATTTCTCCTTCGTCATCAATGCTTTGAATGCATCGGAATATGGTGACGGGATTGCCTTCTTCATTGCAccatttgaatataaaatgcCTAATAATTCAGAAGGTGGGTCGCTTGGACTGTTTAATGTTGAATCCAAGTTCAACGCCTCAGTGAATAAAATTGTGGCAGTTGAGTTTGACAGTTTCCAAAACGAATGGGATCCAAACGATCATCATGTAGGAATCAATGTCAATTCCATTGTCTCTGTGGCGAATGTCACATGGGAAAGCAGCATCAGGAATGCATCAATGGCAAACACATGGGTAAGTTATAACTCAACCACCCAAAATCTTAGTGTTTTCCTAACGTATGTTGATAATCCTGTCTTTGGCGGCAACTCCAGCCTTTCCCATAAAGTTAATTTCAGCGAGTGGCCTGATTTGGTTAGAGTTGGTTTCTCCGCTGCTACAGGTCGGTTCACAgaaatacatacaatacattCTTGgtcattcaattcaagtttgGAGGTCGAAAatcaagttaacaaaaaaaacaaagtggGGTTGGGGGTTGGTTTAGGTGTGGGTTTTGGTGTATTGAGTTGTGGATTAGGTCTACTTTGGTTCGTCTATTGGAGAAAAAGGGGTGATGGAGAAAATGAAGGTTTGGACGATGATGTCTTTATggatgatgaatttgaaaaggGAACTGGGCCAAGGAGGTTCACTTATCGTGAACTCGCTCATGCAACAAACAACTTTGCCGAAGGAGGGAAGCTTGGGGAGGGAGGATTCGGAGGCGTTTATAAAGGTTTCTTAAGTGAATCCAGTACAGAAATTGCTGTTAAGAGGGTCTCGAAAGGATCAAAGCAAGGGAGAAAGGAGTATATATCAGAAGTGAAAATCATAAGTCGTTTAAGACACAGAAATTTGGTTCAACTTATTGGTTGGTGCCATGCACATGGTGAGTTCCTCCTCGTGTACGAGTACATGCCTAATGGAAGCCTTGATACTCATCTCTTTGGAGGAAAGATTATGCTAACATGGCCAGTAAGGGATAAGATAGCTCTTGGATTGGCTTCTTCTTTGTTGTACCTTCATGAAGAATGGGAACAATGTGTAGTTCACAGAGATATCAAGTCAAGCAACATCATGTTGGATGCAAATTTAAATGCCAAGCTTGGTGATTTTGGTCTTGCGAGGCTTGTAGACCATGAGTTGGGGTCACATACAACTGTTTTGGCAGGCACTATGGGCTACCTAGCCCCAGAGTGTATCACCACAGGCAGGGCAAGTAAGGAATCTGATGTCTATAGTTTTGGGGTTGTTTGCCTTGAGATTACGTGTGGAAGAAAGCCAGTGGACCCAAGGGAAGAACTGAGCAAGGTAAGGCTAGTAGAGTGGGTATGGAATCTCTATGGAAAAGGCCTAATCCTTGAAGCTGTTGATGTGAGATTAAGCATGGAATTCGAAGAGCAGCAAATGGAACGCTTGATGGTAGTTGGGCTATGGTGTTGCCATCCCGATCCCATTATCCGACCCTCAATAAAGCAAGTGATAAATGTTCTTAATTCCGAAGTTCCATTGCCTGAACTTCCCTCAAAGTTTCCGGTGCCAATGTATTCTCTACCTCCGGTGAAGATGTCATGTATATTCGCCGATACATCATTGGGTCACACAGGATCAACGAAAGACCGGGCACAGTGTTCATGTAGCAGTTGCTCTACTTATTTGTCAAATACGTCAACGGGTTCTGCAACAGCTCTTCTAGATTCGGGTGTCGATTGA